One genomic region from Campylobacter concisus encodes:
- a CDS encoding DUF2393 family protein, translating to MLNSIKHNLLFVLQNAKLIDFLTYGWIFLAFILIVLLGIFIAIKSWWQIGFLFILADFFGLFIGNYYANKYINENLRPVSISKITTKQLQYVDALMVDFNITNNSNNALSICKIELDFYLSSRQNTKDFFNSLNPFARKRIILNEEFLPKQSIEVKEFVNDFAFIDYNISKKVECF from the coding sequence ATGTTAAATAGCATTAAGCACAACTTGCTTTTTGTATTGCAAAATGCAAAGCTCATTGATTTTCTAACCTATGGCTGGATATTTTTAGCATTTATACTAATTGTGCTTTTAGGGATTTTTATAGCGATAAAGTCATGGTGGCAGATAGGATTTTTATTTATTTTGGCTGATTTTTTTGGACTTTTTATAGGTAATTACTACGCGAACAAATATATAAATGAAAATTTAAGACCAGTTAGCATAAGCAAAATAACTACCAAACAGCTTCAATATGTCGATGCGCTAATGGTTGATTTTAATATTACAAATAATTCAAATAATGCACTTAGTATCTGTAAAATCGAGCTTGACTTCTATCTAAGCTCGAGGCAAAATACGAAAGACTTTTTTAACTCACTTAATCCATTTGCTAGAAAAAGAATCATCTTAAACGAGGAATTTTTACCAAAGCAAAGCATAGAGGTTAAAGAATTTGTCAATGATTTTGCATTTATAGACTACAATATTTCTAAAAAAGTGGAGTGTTTTTGA
- the purF gene encoding amidophosphoribosyltransferase: protein MCAIVGIINSKDAAKTAYYALFSMQHRGQEASGISVCDDGEISTHKGNGLVTEVFNEEILRSLKGDMAIGHNRYATAGKNSGRDAQPIAANYSLGQISIVHNGNLVNKDEVRDELIKDGAIFQTNMDTENIIHLIARNHSKHLQDRIIAALDKIKGAYCLLIQSRHKTFAIRDRWGVRPLSLGKLKDGGYIVASETCAFDLVEASFIRDIRPGEMIVFEHGKSEFQSIQIYEPDPRICAFEYIYFARPDSVIEGKSVYEVRKKMGEVLAKKSKIKADFVVPVPDSGVPAALGYANESKIPFELAITRNHYVGRTFIEPSQEMRNLKVKLKLNPMSSVLKGKSIVVIDDSIVRGTTSKKVVDLLRHAGAKEIHFRVACPELKYPERYGIDTPSFEELISSKKNAEEVREYIGADSLEFLSIDELKESIGNERKYSLVSFDGDYFIK, encoded by the coding sequence ATGTGTGCAATAGTTGGTATTATAAATTCTAAAGATGCAGCAAAGACTGCCTATTATGCGTTATTTTCTATGCAGCATCGCGGCCAAGAGGCGAGTGGTATTAGCGTTTGTGATGATGGAGAAATTTCTACTCACAAGGGTAATGGTCTGGTTACAGAGGTCTTTAATGAAGAAATTTTAAGATCACTAAAAGGCGATATGGCTATTGGTCACAACCGATATGCAACTGCTGGTAAAAACTCGGGTCGTGATGCCCAGCCAATAGCCGCTAACTACTCTTTGGGACAAATTTCGATCGTCCATAATGGAAATTTGGTAAATAAAGATGAGGTTAGAGATGAGCTTATTAAAGATGGCGCGATATTTCAGACAAATATGGATACTGAAAATATCATCCATCTAATCGCAAGAAACCATAGCAAACACTTGCAGGACCGTATTATCGCGGCACTTGATAAGATAAAAGGCGCTTATTGTCTGCTTATCCAATCACGCCATAAAACCTTTGCCATAAGAGATCGCTGGGGTGTTAGGCCACTAAGTCTTGGCAAGCTAAAAGATGGTGGATATATCGTAGCTAGCGAGACTTGCGCTTTTGATCTTGTGGAGGCTAGTTTTATAAGAGATATTAGGCCTGGTGAGATGATAGTCTTTGAACATGGAAAAAGTGAGTTTCAAAGCATTCAAATTTATGAGCCAGATCCTAGAATATGCGCATTTGAATATATCTATTTTGCTCGCCCAGATAGCGTGATAGAAGGTAAAAGCGTCTATGAAGTTAGAAAAAAAATGGGTGAAGTACTAGCTAAAAAGAGCAAAATTAAAGCAGATTTCGTCGTACCTGTACCAGATAGCGGAGTACCAGCAGCGCTTGGGTACGCAAATGAGAGCAAAATCCCATTTGAGCTAGCTATCACTAGAAACCACTATGTGGGTAGAACCTTCATCGAGCCAAGCCAAGAGATGAGGAATTTAAAAGTCAAACTAAAACTTAACCCGATGTCATCGGTTCTAAAAGGTAAAAGTATCGTTGTTATCGACGATAGTATCGTTCGCGGTACTACTTCAAAAAAGGTGGTTGATCTTTTAAGACATGCGGGCGCTAAAGAGATTCATTTTAGAGTCGCTTGTCCTGAGCTTAAATACCCTGAGCGATATGGTATCGATACGCCAAGCTTTGAAGAGTTAATAAGCTCTAAAAAAAATGCAGAAGAAGTAAGAGAATATATCGGTGCAGATAGCTTAGAATTTTTAAGCATAGATGAACTTAAAGAAAGTATCGGCAATGAGCGAAAATATTCGCTTGTAAGCTTTGATGGTGACTATTTCATAAAGTGA
- a CDS encoding YraN family protein, which translates to MGLKEYLFGKNSEDRACEFLQKLGFVILERNFYSKFGEIDIIALSSDKILHFIEVKATSGEYEVEYRLNKTKYIKILKTINFYMMKNESKRDFQVDLLVIKNEDLELIENISL; encoded by the coding sequence TTGGGGTTAAAAGAGTATCTCTTCGGTAAAAACTCAGAAGATAGGGCGTGTGAATTTTTACAAAAGCTTGGTTTTGTCATTTTAGAGAGAAATTTTTACTCTAAATTTGGCGAGATCGACATTATCGCGTTAAGTAGTGATAAAATTTTACACTTCATAGAGGTAAAAGCAACTAGCGGAGAATATGAAGTAGAATACCGATTAAATAAGACAAAATATATAAAAATTTTAAAAACTATAAATTTTTATATGATGAAAAATGAGTCAAAAAGAGATTTCCAAGTTGATTTGCTCGTCATAAAAAATGAAGATTTAGAACTGATAGAAAATATTAGTTTATAA
- a CDS encoding DUF2393 family protein, with protein MSSAYFTIVHIIVLFAIALLSILFLVLSLRAERKLFLSLFFTNILVSTTLAVFLMLVLDKYTKKGMLENVKSERILRNESIVFKGQVRNIGKFTISNCTLTVKLINQPLNKNDLGGEAFFKPSGLSFFSWVLGTDKDERPNTVEYKFDVAKNLPKQKSTPFTVYMPYPPYFKNGMNITKLNCY; from the coding sequence ATGAGTTCAGCATATTTTACGATCGTTCATATTATCGTTCTTTTTGCGATTGCTCTGCTTTCTATTTTATTTCTTGTTCTCTCGCTTAGAGCTGAGCGAAAGTTATTTTTATCACTATTTTTTACAAACATTCTAGTCTCAACTACACTTGCAGTATTTTTAATGCTAGTGCTTGACAAATATACAAAAAAAGGCATGCTCGAAAATGTAAAAAGTGAGCGAATTTTACGAAATGAGAGTATCGTTTTTAAAGGGCAAGTGAGAAATATCGGTAAATTTACAATTAGTAACTGCACACTGACAGTCAAACTAATCAATCAACCACTAAATAAAAATGACCTTGGTGGGGAAGCATTTTTTAAGCCAAGTGGGCTTTCATTTTTCTCATGGGTTCTTGGCACAGATAAGGACGAGAGGCCAAATACAGTTGAATATAAATTTGATGTAGCCAAAAATTTACCAAAGCAAAAAAGCACACCATTTACCGTATATATGCCATATCCGCCTTATTTTAAAAACGGCATGAATATCACAAAACTAAATTGCTACTAA
- the hisIE gene encoding bifunctional phosphoribosyl-AMP cyclohydrolase/phosphoribosyl-ATP diphosphatase HisIE yields MNSVTKSIDWQKVGGLLPVVVCDHATNEVLMLAYMNEEALNLSLSSRYAHYFSRTKNRIWKKGEESGNTQEIKAAFLDCDNDTLLLKVIQNGSAACHTGARSCFFNEINLHDGKILDTKVEVKKINYGVLDELYHVIEDRKLNANPETSYVANLFKKGENQILKKVGEEAGEFIMAAKDLSFAENSKQDEQKAKDDLIYEAADLCFHALVALSAHNIHPDAVKNELARRFGISGIEEKRSRDVK; encoded by the coding sequence ATGAATAGCGTAACAAAAAGTATAGACTGGCAAAAGGTTGGTGGATTACTTCCAGTAGTGGTTTGCGATCATGCCACAAATGAAGTTTTAATGCTTGCTTACATGAACGAAGAAGCATTAAATTTAAGTCTATCTAGCCGTTACGCTCACTACTTTTCACGCACCAAAAATAGAATTTGGAAAAAAGGCGAAGAAAGTGGCAACACTCAGGAGATAAAGGCTGCTTTTTTAGACTGCGACAACGATACTTTGCTTTTAAAAGTGATTCAAAACGGAAGCGCTGCTTGTCACACTGGAGCAAGGTCGTGCTTTTTTAATGAGATAAATTTGCATGACGGCAAAATTTTAGATACAAAAGTTGAAGTCAAAAAAATAAATTATGGTGTGCTTGATGAGCTTTACCATGTGATAGAAGATAGAAAGCTAAATGCCAACCCTGAAACTTCATACGTAGCAAATCTTTTTAAAAAAGGTGAAAATCAAATTTTAAAGAAAGTTGGCGAAGAGGCTGGAGAATTTATAATGGCCGCAAAGGATCTTAGTTTCGCGGAAAACTCAAAGCAAGATGAGCAAAAAGCAAAAGATGATCTGATCTATGAAGCAGCCGATCTTTGCTTTCATGCACTTGTAGCACTTTCGGCCCATAATATCCATCCAGATGCTGTAAAAAACGAACTTGCAAGGCGTTTTGGCATAAGCGGCATTGAAGAGAAAAGATCGCGAGATGTTAAATAG
- a CDS encoding homoserine dehydrogenase, which translates to MNVAILGVGTVGESVAKILLKNKKLIAARSGEEIVPVIGVVRNLNKKRDADIPLTDDINSVINRDDIDVFVELMGGVKEPFRVVSEILKRKKAVVTANKALLAYHRYALQNLAKNIPFGFEASVAGGVPIIRALREGLSANHIVSINGILNGTSNFILTSMMDEGSNFKDALKKAQELGYAEADPTFDVGGFDTAHKLLILASIAYGVHGDPEDILIEGIKGITPEDIFFAKDFEYSIKLLAIAKKSEGKIELRVHPALVPQNKMIAKASGVTNAISVVGEVVGETMYYGPGAGGDATASAVISDLIDIARDSKSPMLGYKAPFELNTLELLDRDRIKTKYYFRLKVEDKMGVLAKITNLMSENNLSIDSILQKPKDESEFAVLFFTTHTSLEADVRRTIEILKEQEYIKEEPFMMRIEE; encoded by the coding sequence ATGAATGTAGCGATATTAGGCGTTGGAACCGTCGGTGAGTCAGTTGCTAAAATTTTACTAAAAAATAAAAAGCTAATCGCAGCAAGAAGTGGCGAAGAGATAGTGCCAGTCATCGGAGTGGTTAGAAATTTAAATAAAAAAAGAGATGCTGACATCCCTTTAACTGACGATATAAATAGCGTCATAAACCGCGATGATATCGACGTTTTTGTCGAACTTATGGGTGGTGTGAAAGAGCCTTTTAGAGTTGTGAGTGAAATTTTAAAGCGAAAAAAAGCAGTTGTGACCGCAAACAAAGCACTTCTGGCCTATCATAGATACGCCCTACAAAATTTAGCCAAAAATATACCATTTGGTTTTGAGGCAAGTGTAGCTGGTGGCGTGCCGATCATTAGAGCCTTAAGGGAAGGCTTAAGCGCAAACCATATCGTTAGTATAAATGGCATACTAAACGGAACTAGTAACTTTATCCTAACCTCGATGATGGACGAGGGCTCAAATTTTAAAGACGCACTTAAAAAGGCGCAAGAGCTCGGATACGCTGAGGCTGATCCTACTTTTGACGTGGGAGGCTTTGATACGGCTCATAAGCTACTTATCTTAGCAAGCATCGCATACGGTGTGCATGGCGATCCAGAGGATATTTTGATCGAAGGAATAAAAGGTATTACACCTGAAGATATATTTTTTGCAAAAGATTTTGAATACTCAATAAAACTTCTGGCCATTGCCAAAAAAAGTGAGGGTAAAATCGAGCTACGCGTACATCCAGCACTTGTGCCACAAAATAAAATGATAGCAAAGGCAAGTGGCGTGACAAATGCGATCAGTGTCGTTGGCGAGGTCGTTGGTGAGACGATGTACTATGGACCTGGAGCTGGCGGCGATGCAACGGCAAGCGCGGTGATCAGCGATCTTATCGACATCGCAAGAGATAGCAAATCGCCGATGCTAGGATATAAAGCACCATTTGAATTAAATACGCTTGAGCTACTTGACCGCGATAGGATAAAGACAAAGTATTACTTTAGATTAAAAGTCGAAGATAAAATGGGTGTGCTAGCAAAGATTACAAATTTAATGAGCGAAAATAATTTATCGATTGATAGCATACTTCAAAAACCAAAAGATGAGAGCGAATTTGCGGTATTGTTTTTTACGACACATACGAGTCTTGAGGCTGATGTAAGAAGGACAATTGAAATTTTAAAAGAGCAAGAGTATATAAAAGAAGAGCCATTTATGATGAGGATCGAGGAGTAG
- the dapB gene encoding 4-hydroxy-tetrahydrodipicolinate reductase, whose product MVKIGLYGASGKMAQSIISCLKDEKDATLSIAFSQKNQVENLNSELLTNDLAKFFEACDVIIDFSQKEATMALLNYARTNPKPLVIGTTGLDDDEKNLLHLASGTMPILYATNMSLGVAVLNRLARIASKTLREFDIEIVEQHHRHKKDAPSGTAMTLAGSVAEARDLNLKDVLVTGRAGMVGARSKDEIAVMALRGGDVVGRHTVGFYNDGEFIELNHTATSRATFSKGAIRAAIWLKDQNSGLYSIDDSLGLDD is encoded by the coding sequence TTGGTAAAAATAGGCCTTTATGGTGCTAGTGGAAAGATGGCTCAAAGTATCATTTCTTGTTTAAAAGATGAAAAAGATGCCACTTTAAGCATCGCTTTTAGCCAAAAAAATCAGGTTGAAAATTTAAATAGCGAACTTTTAACAAATGACCTTGCTAAATTTTTTGAAGCGTGCGATGTGATAATCGACTTTAGTCAAAAAGAGGCGACCATGGCACTGCTAAACTACGCTAGAACCAATCCAAAACCATTAGTTATCGGTACGACCGGGCTAGATGATGACGAGAAAAATTTGCTCCACCTAGCATCAGGAACTATGCCTATTCTTTACGCAACAAATATGAGTTTGGGTGTGGCTGTACTAAACCGCCTTGCAAGGATTGCTTCAAAAACATTAAGAGAATTTGACATAGAGATCGTAGAGCAACACCACAGGCATAAAAAAGATGCTCCAAGTGGCACTGCGATGACACTTGCAGGAAGTGTAGCTGAGGCAAGAGATTTAAATTTAAAAGATGTTTTAGTAACTGGTAGAGCCGGCATGGTAGGGGCTAGGAGCAAAGACGAGATCGCAGTCATGGCGCTTCGTGGTGGCGATGTAGTCGGTCGCCATACGGTTGGCTTTTATAATGACGGCGAATTTATTGAGCTAAATCACACCGCAACGAGTAGGGCAACCTTTTCAAAAGGCGCGATCAGGGCTGCCATTTGGCTAAAAGATCAAAATAGTGGCCTTTACTCGATAGATGATAGTTTAGGGCTTGATGATTAA
- a CDS encoding prohibitin family protein, which yields MPADLNDYFNKKKPGNDNRGSSQNSDKEPPFKKDFKMPNLPSGFGKFGALAYIVIAIIAIFAITQPFKVIHSGEVGIKSTAGKYEPNPLQPGFHFFLPFIQDIIIVDTRVRIINYTSGEDMGESMQKSYQGVGAGILRKNSISVLDARNLPVSIDITVQYRLNPENAPQTIASWGLSWESKIVDPVVRDVVRSIAGKYTAEELPTKRNDLARQIDDGIRKDIDSQPNKPVELLTVQLREIILPSKVKEQIERVQIAKQEAERTKYEVERANQEALKQAALAEGTAKAAIIEAKGKADAIKIEADATAYANKEVAKSVDQNLLNLKQIETQNKFNEALKENKDAKIFLTPGGAVPNIWLDAKDKARASSVSER from the coding sequence ATGCCCGCTGATTTAAACGATTATTTCAATAAAAAAAAGCCAGGTAATGACAACAGAGGCTCTAGTCAAAATAGCGACAAAGAGCCGCCTTTCAAAAAGGACTTTAAAATGCCAAATTTACCAAGTGGATTTGGTAAATTTGGAGCACTTGCCTACATTGTAATTGCAATTATTGCTATTTTTGCTATCACTCAGCCATTTAAAGTGATTCACTCAGGTGAAGTTGGCATCAAGTCTACAGCAGGTAAATATGAGCCAAATCCTTTACAACCAGGCTTTCACTTCTTTTTACCTTTTATCCAAGATATCATCATCGTGGACACCAGAGTTAGGATCATAAACTATACTTCTGGCGAGGATATGGGCGAATCAATGCAAAAATCATATCAAGGTGTTGGTGCTGGAATTTTACGTAAAAATTCTATTTCAGTGCTTGATGCTAGAAATTTACCAGTTAGCATTGATATTACTGTGCAATACCGTTTAAATCCAGAAAATGCCCCTCAAACTATTGCCTCTTGGGGTCTTAGCTGGGAGAGCAAGATAGTTGATCCTGTCGTTCGTGACGTAGTTCGCAGTATCGCTGGTAAATATACAGCAGAAGAGCTTCCAACAAAGAGAAACGATCTAGCAAGACAAATCGATGATGGCATAAGAAAAGACATCGACTCTCAGCCAAATAAGCCAGTTGAGCTTTTAACAGTGCAACTTCGTGAGATCATCTTGCCTTCAAAGGTAAAAGAGCAAATCGAGCGCGTCCAAATCGCAAAACAAGAAGCTGAAAGAACAAAATACGAAGTAGAAAGAGCAAATCAAGAAGCCTTAAAACAAGCTGCACTTGCAGAAGGTACCGCTAAAGCTGCGATCATTGAAGCAAAAGGTAAGGCTGATGCCATTAAAATCGAGGCTGACGCAACCGCGTATGCAAATAAAGAGGTTGCAAAAAGCGTTGATCAAAATCTACTAAATTTAAAGCAGATCGAGACGCAAAACAAATTTAACGAGGCTCTAAAAGAAAACAAAGATGCTAAAATTTTCTTAACACCTGGTGGAGCTGTGCCAAACATCTGGCTAGATGCAAAAGATAAAGCAAGAGCTAGCTCAGTAAGCGAGAGATAA
- a CDS encoding thiol:disulfide interchange protein DsbA/DsbL, protein MKLIKMLILSAFFALNLSALTEGVEYQTLAKSLNVPKNSVVKVFSYDCPHCYKFDRTITRKLMSKLDGVKFIPYHLSTKGKLGETTSKIFAALISIDEANGTDLLSDESKFKQAKFAIYKARHDEKDDFSDGKDKEKFINLALKAAHVSKDDYEKALNSERAKELLDAWFASYDVASISGVPAFVVSGKYLINLNAASSIDEMAKIIQELLDK, encoded by the coding sequence ATGAAGCTTATAAAAATGCTAATTTTAAGTGCGTTTTTTGCGCTAAATTTATCAGCACTAACTGAAGGTGTGGAGTATCAAACTCTAGCAAAATCGCTTAATGTGCCTAAAAACTCGGTAGTTAAGGTCTTTAGCTACGACTGCCCACACTGCTATAAATTTGACCGAACGATCACAAGAAAGCTGATGTCAAAGCTTGATGGGGTTAAATTTATCCCATATCACCTAAGCACTAAAGGCAAGCTTGGCGAGACAACAAGTAAAATTTTCGCCGCTCTTATATCGATAGATGAGGCAAATGGCACTGATCTACTAAGCGATGAGTCAAAATTTAAGCAAGCAAAATTTGCGATCTATAAAGCAAGACATGATGAAAAAGATGATTTTAGTGATGGCAAAGACAAAGAGAAATTTATAAATTTAGCCCTTAAAGCAGCTCACGTGAGCAAGGACGACTACGAAAAAGCACTAAATAGCGAAAGAGCAAAAGAGCTTTTAGACGCATGGTTCGCCTCTTATGATGTTGCAAGTATCAGCGGTGTGCCAGCTTTTGTAGTAAGCGGCAAATACTTAATAAATTTAAACGCAGCTTCATCAATAGATGAGATGGCAAAGATCATACAAGAGCTTTTAGATAAGTAG
- a CDS encoding NAD(P)/FAD-dependent oxidoreductase: MLDLAIIGGGPAGLSAGLYATRGGLKNVVMFEKGEPGGQITSSSEIENYPGQKAPGESGFDFMSTWWKQCSAFGLVHKWANVIGVRKNSNGSFEILLEGGKSEQAKAVIVATGSIPRRAGFKGEDEFFGKGVSTCATCDGFFYKNKEVAVLGGGDTAVEEALYLANICSKVYLVHRRDEFRAAPTTVEKARKNEKIEFITSATIKEALGDKMGLTKIVLDTKNGERVLDVPGIFTFVGLNVNNEILKDENGKFICDMVDGGQVKTNLKMQTSLNGLFVAGDIREDAPKQVIVAAGDGAVAALSAMSYIESLH; this comes from the coding sequence ATGCTTGATTTAGCGATCATCGGAGGCGGTCCGGCAGGACTAAGCGCCGGACTTTACGCCACTAGAGGCGGACTAAAAAATGTTGTAATGTTTGAAAAAGGCGAGCCTGGCGGTCAGATCACCTCTAGCTCAGAGATAGAAAACTACCCAGGCCAAAAAGCCCCTGGCGAGAGTGGCTTTGACTTTATGAGTACTTGGTGGAAGCAGTGTAGCGCATTTGGGCTAGTTCACAAATGGGCAAACGTCATTGGCGTTAGAAAAAATAGCAACGGTAGCTTTGAAATTTTACTTGAAGGCGGCAAAAGCGAGCAGGCAAAGGCTGTCATTGTAGCGACTGGCTCAATCCCAAGACGTGCTGGCTTTAAAGGCGAGGACGAGTTCTTTGGCAAAGGCGTTAGCACATGCGCAACATGCGATGGCTTCTTTTACAAAAACAAAGAGGTAGCCGTTCTTGGCGGTGGCGACACAGCTGTTGAAGAGGCACTTTATCTAGCAAATATCTGCTCAAAAGTTTATCTAGTGCATAGACGTGACGAGTTTAGAGCGGCACCAACTACGGTTGAAAAAGCTAGAAAAAATGAAAAGATTGAATTTATAACAAGTGCAACGATAAAAGAAGCACTTGGCGATAAAATGGGTCTCACAAAGATCGTGCTTGATACCAAAAATGGTGAGCGTGTGCTTGATGTGCCAGGAATTTTTACCTTTGTCGGACTAAATGTAAATAATGAAATTTTAAAAGATGAAAACGGCAAATTTATCTGCGATATGGTCGATGGTGGACAAGTAAAAACAAATCTTAAGATGCAAACCAGCCTGAATGGGCTCTTTGTAGCAGGTGACATCAGAGAGGACGCTCCAAAGCAAGTTATAGTAGCAGCAGGTGATGGCGCAGTGGCTGCACTTAGCGCTATGAGCTACATAGAAAGCTTGCATTAA
- a CDS encoding branched-chain amino acid transaminase, translating to MNASEFIWMDGKLVKWDDAKVHVLTHSLHYANAVFEGTRAYKTKKGLAIFRLQDHTKRLLRSAKMTVLNVPYTEEELEKAQIELLRANKYDGNVYIRPLIFLGYGVMGVAHTKAPVQTAIASWEWGAYLGDEGLEKGIRVKISSFAKLAPAAQMNRAKASSNYLSSQMANYEAKEAGYDEALLLDSEGFVAEGPGECFFIVENGVLITPPNDNSLLSITQDTVIRLAHDLDIEVRRERITRDQAYTADEAFFTGTAAEVTPINSIDNRIIGNGARGEVTKRLQKAYFDVVYGLNKKYESFLTYI from the coding sequence ATGAATGCTTCAGAATTTATCTGGATGGATGGAAAATTAGTTAAATGGGACGATGCAAAAGTACACGTTCTGACTCACTCTTTGCACTACGCTAATGCCGTATTTGAGGGCACAAGAGCTTATAAAACAAAAAAAGGTCTAGCTATTTTTAGACTCCAAGATCACACAAAAAGGCTTTTAAGATCAGCAAAAATGACTGTTTTAAATGTACCTTACACTGAGGAAGAGCTTGAAAAAGCGCAAATAGAGCTTCTTCGCGCAAACAAATATGACGGCAATGTTTATATCCGCCCACTTATATTTTTAGGATACGGCGTAATGGGCGTAGCTCACACAAAAGCACCAGTGCAAACCGCTATCGCCTCATGGGAATGGGGTGCTTATCTTGGCGATGAAGGCCTAGAAAAAGGTATCAGAGTTAAAATTTCAAGCTTTGCCAAACTTGCACCTGCTGCCCAAATGAATAGAGCAAAAGCTAGCTCAAACTACCTAAGCTCACAAATGGCAAACTACGAGGCAAAAGAGGCTGGATACGACGAGGCACTACTTCTTGATAGCGAGGGCTTTGTGGCTGAAGGTCCAGGCGAGTGCTTCTTTATCGTTGAAAACGGCGTTTTAATCACTCCACCAAACGACAACAGCCTACTTAGCATCACTCAAGATACAGTCATAAGACTAGCTCACGATCTTGACATCGAAGTAAGAAGAGAGCGCATCACAAGAGATCAGGCATACACAGCTGACGAGGCATTTTTTACTGGCACTGCAGCTGAAGTAACACCGATAAATAGCATAGATAACCGCATTATCGGCAACGGAGCTAGAGGCGAAGTGACAAAGAGACTACAAAAAGCTTATTTTGACGTAGTTTATGGACTAAATAAAAAATATGAATCATTTTTAACATATATTTAA
- a CDS encoding DUF2314 domain-containing protein yields MIKFVLDDVENYKLEFGDKFYLPEREKRQNLRTGDIVKLIFRFEDDEFAQVERMWVVVSETNNGEFTGILDNEPFTKGYLNAGDEIKFNYKNVLEIYKDDEN; encoded by the coding sequence ATGATTAAATTTGTGCTTGATGATGTAGAGAACTATAAGCTAGAATTTGGTGATAAATTCTACTTGCCGGAGCGTGAAAAGCGTCAAAATTTAAGAACTGGCGATATAGTAAAGCTTATATTTAGATTTGAAGATGATGAATTTGCTCAGGTTGAGCGCATGTGGGTGGTCGTTAGTGAGACAAATAACGGCGAATTTACCGGCATTTTAGACAATGAACCATTTACAAAAGGCTATTTAAATGCTGGCGATGAGATCAAGTTTAACTACAAAAATGTTCTTGAAATTTACAAAGATGATGAAAACTAA
- the trxA gene encoding thioredoxin: MGKYIELTKENFDVTKEGVALVDFWAPWCGPCRMLAPVIEELAEDFDGKAKICKVNTDEVQDLAVEFGIRSIPTLLFFKNGELVEQMVGAQSKQALTDKLNSLL, from the coding sequence ATGGGAAAATACATCGAACTTACAAAAGAAAATTTTGATGTTACAAAAGAAGGAGTTGCTTTAGTAGATTTTTGGGCTCCATGGTGCGGACCTTGCCGTATGCTAGCTCCAGTGATTGAAGAGCTTGCTGAAGACTTTGACGGCAAAGCAAAAATTTGCAAGGTAAACACTGATGAAGTGCAAGATCTTGCAGTTGAGTTTGGCATCAGATCGATCCCAACATTGCTATTTTTCAAAAATGGCGAGCTAGTTGAGCAAATGGTCGGTGCACAGTCAAAACAAGCCCTAACTGACAAACTAAATTCGCTTCTTTAA